The following are encoded in a window of Lactobacillus acidophilus genomic DNA:
- the lepB gene encoding signal peptidase I: protein MVENLKKKKDDNESIGRFVLDIVIMFAILMGIYYFVFSFFLSNETVSGPSMQPTFENNDRLIAVRHFNPKRNDIVILKAPDQKGALYIKRIIGMPGDMVTSKNDKLYINGKQIAEPYLNNKYEKQAHRLGQLYTNNFTLKERVPKNEYFVMGDHRDVSKDSRYFGFVKRNALVGRVIFRYWPFNQWKTF from the coding sequence ATGGTAGAAAACCTAAAGAAGAAAAAAGACGATAACGAAAGTATTGGTCGCTTTGTTTTAGACATAGTTATTATGTTTGCAATCTTAATGGGAATTTACTACTTTGTATTTAGTTTCTTCCTTTCAAACGAAACTGTTTCGGGTCCGTCAATGCAGCCTACCTTTGAAAACAATGATCGTTTAATAGCAGTACGACACTTTAATCCTAAACGAAACGATATCGTAATTTTAAAAGCTCCTGATCAAAAAGGTGCTCTGTATATTAAGCGAATCATAGGAATGCCAGGAGATATGGTTACTTCAAAAAATGATAAACTTTATATCAACGGCAAACAAATTGCGGAACCATATTTAAACAATAAATACGAAAAACAGGCTCATCGTTTAGGTCAGCTTTATACAAATAATTTCACATTAAAAGAACGCGTACCTAAAAATGAATATTTCGTTATGGGAGATCATAGAGATGTCTCAAAAGATTCACGCTACTTTGGTTTTGTAAAACGAAATGCTCTTGTGGGACGAGTTATCTTTCGTTATTGGCCATTTAATCAATGGAAAACATTTTAA
- a CDS encoding RsmB/NOP family class I SAM-dependent RNA methyltransferase — protein sequence MLNLPNEFKTKYQNLLGIEKANALFSAMNEASKKAFRVNTLKDSNEKVSYKLNNPVPEIDHAYYGEINGEDPEWVSGIVYSQDPAAMFPAAISKVKPGAKVLDLCAAPGGKTTALAEKLQNEGVLVANEISNVRAKALRENLERWGVTNALITNESPEKLSPVFPAFFDVILVDAPCSGEGMFRKNPEAIDYWSQDYVLTCQTRQKDILNEAIKMLKPGGSLIYSTCTFSPEEDEEIVSWLVNDHDFSILDPHINDPRISLGHPEWADGNADLTKTLRFWPQDGIGEGQYAAILQKSGDIKQEIDKKRKNKRIKRNPLRLTKNDQELVAKVIEQFNLPVGLEDWHEKALVRQDHVFVPAIVLPENIRLRIVNNGVELGILKKNRFEPGHQLAEVLGQVKQSRVIELATLKDYQDYLHGETLKVQSDLRGFVLVSYRNMIFSFGKIAGNQVLKNFYPKGLRK from the coding sequence TTGTTAAATCTACCAAATGAATTTAAAACTAAATATCAAAATTTATTAGGAATTGAAAAAGCCAACGCACTTTTTAGTGCAATGAATGAGGCTAGTAAAAAAGCATTTAGGGTTAACACGTTAAAAGATAGTAACGAAAAGGTTTCATATAAATTAAATAATCCAGTTCCAGAAATAGATCATGCTTATTATGGTGAAATCAATGGGGAAGATCCAGAATGGGTTAGTGGAATAGTATATTCTCAAGATCCCGCAGCAATGTTTCCTGCTGCTATTAGTAAGGTAAAGCCTGGAGCAAAAGTGTTAGACTTATGTGCCGCGCCTGGTGGTAAAACCACAGCATTAGCTGAAAAATTGCAAAATGAGGGAGTATTAGTTGCAAATGAAATTTCTAATGTAAGAGCAAAAGCATTAAGAGAAAATCTTGAACGCTGGGGGGTTACCAATGCTTTAATAACTAATGAAAGTCCGGAAAAACTTTCACCAGTCTTTCCAGCTTTTTTTGATGTAATTTTAGTTGATGCGCCATGTAGTGGTGAAGGAATGTTTAGAAAAAATCCTGAAGCGATAGACTATTGGTCTCAAGATTATGTATTAACTTGTCAGACAAGGCAAAAGGATATTTTGAATGAAGCAATAAAAATGCTTAAACCTGGTGGTAGTTTGATTTATTCAACTTGTACTTTCTCACCCGAAGAAGATGAAGAGATTGTTAGCTGGTTAGTAAATGACCATGATTTTTCTATTTTGGATCCACATATTAATGATCCTAGAATTAGTCTTGGACATCCTGAATGGGCTGATGGTAATGCAGACTTAACCAAAACTTTACGTTTTTGGCCACAAGATGGAATAGGTGAAGGCCAATATGCTGCTATTTTGCAAAAGAGTGGAGATATTAAACAGGAAATTGATAAAAAGCGTAAAAATAAAAGAATTAAACGTAATCCTTTGAGATTGACTAAGAATGATCAAGAATTGGTTGCAAAAGTAATCGAACAATTTAACTTACCTGTTGGTTTAGAAGATTGGCATGAAAAAGCACTGGTAAGACAAGATCACGTTTTTGTACCAGCGATAGTTTTACCTGAAAATATTAGATTACGCATTGTTAATAATGGTGTAGAACTTGGAATTTTGAAAAAGAATCGATTTGAACCGGGGCATCAACTAGCAGAAGTATTAGGTCAAGTAAAGCAAAGTAGGGTAATTGAATTAGCAACCCTTAAAGATTATCAAGATTATTTACACGGTGAAACTCTTAAAGTACAGAGTGATTTACGCGGGTTTGTATTAGTCAGTTATAGGAACATGATATTTAGCTTTGGAAAAATCGCTGGTAATCAAGTTTTGAAAAATTTTTATCCTAAAGGATTAAGAAAGTAA